From a single Sander vitreus isolate 19-12246 chromosome 4, sanVit1, whole genome shotgun sequence genomic region:
- the LOC144516937 gene encoding THAP domain-containing protein 6-like has product MPDFCAVVGCSNGRNAKTKQQGITFHRFPKDKVKRQAWTVALRRRDFEPHARSVVCSCHFKPEDFDMTGQTTRLREGAIPSFPNHLSKVPSRPTPRSSRTSQKAATECPDVPVQLSEDLPKSNSDHQYALDPVKVKKKLTEAQEKVEELQRDLRNAKDRERRNKKTVKSLQDDLKHKNMLTKELQQKLDFHSGICL; this is encoded by the exons ATGCCAGACTTTTGTGCTGTGGTTGGATGTTCTAATGGAAGAAATGCCAAAACCAAGCAGCAGGGAATAACATTTCACAG gTTCCCAAAAGATAAGGTTAAAAGACAGGCATGGACAGTAGCACTGAGGAGAAGGGACTTTGAGCCACATGCACGCTCAGTTGTCTGTAGCTGTCATTTCAAGCCCGAAGACTTCGACATGACTGGACAGACAACTCGTTTAAGGGAAGGAGCGATCCCGTCATTTCCTAACCATCTTAGCAAA GTGCCCAGTAGGCCTACACCCAGGTCAAGCAGGACCTCACAAAAAGCTGCTACAGAATGTCCTGATGTTCCCGTTCAGCTGTCAGAGGACCTTCCGAAGTCAAACTCG GATCATCAGTATGCCCTTGACCcagttaaagtaaaaaaaaagttaactgaGGCTCAGGAGAAAGTGGAGGAATTGCAACGGGACTTAAGAAATGCCAAGGATCGGGAAAGAAGGAATAAGAAGACAGTGAAATCCCTGCAAGAtgatttaaaacacaaaaatatgctTACCAAGGAACTGCAGCAGAAACTTGACTTCCATTCAG GTATCTGTCTGTGA